DNA sequence from the Oncorhynchus nerka isolate Pitt River linkage group LG9b, Oner_Uvic_2.0, whole genome shotgun sequence genome:
GCCTATGATGAAGAAGAATCTAAGTTTATGCGAAAGGTGAAGGAGAATCCTTTTGTCCCAATAGGTGAGTAGTATAAAATGTTGTatgtaaaccctggattgctgatgcaaTGTAttggccatattggcactccccagaaGAAGCAGTCTCCATAGGAATGATTtcaatgtttcaaggacaaaattacatgtattaagtattttgttgttgtagtgcGGACAGTAACATTAGAACTTTATAAAAATTATACTTTAAGGAAAATGTTTAAATTAtttttagctcacataatatgtAAAAGTATGCAGTCTCTGTAATAGAATGAACatggcaaaaacaaatgtagacattgACAAAGTAATTTCCATTGCAACTCAAATATTTTTTATGACGGTGGGGGATTGCCAAGATGGTGGCTTTAAAACAGTGCCCcatgtcagtcatctagtgtatactACCAATCATTTATATACACAGCACACACAACCACACCTGTAGCCCATATCATCATAGTTTTTTCATGCACCTTTATGGAACTGAAAATTGGTTGTTTTTTATTGATGTAGATATTGACTGTATGTCTTCAATTGCCATTGTCCTATATGTCCAGTCATCCTTTATCTTGTTTACTaagttaacttttttttttttttaaggaatgGCAGGATTCTTTTCCATTGTGGGCTACAGACTTTACAAGTTGAAGAGCCGTGGAGACATGAAGATGTCAGTGCACCTTATCCACATGCGTGTTATGGCCCAAGGATTCGTGGTGGGAGCTATGACCATTGGTATGTATAGTATTACAGGCTGTTGGACCCTGTTGACACCTAGGGGCTGTTCCAGACAGCAGGATCAATAAGTAAGCCAGGTAGCAAACTGTCCCAAAAATGAAATAACttaatattttttagaaatataaACTTTAAATAATTGACTCGATAACCCATATTCAAGTTTAGCATTCTAAATCATTTAGAAAATCAAGAGCTATATTTATCAAAGTTCGATTGGTAACTTAATGGTCCTGCTTTCTGGAACACCCCACTGGTATTAAACTTGAAATCTGTATTTGATGACATGACCTTTAAATGTGTCATGTGTCCACATTGTGATTGGATGAGGTTGTAATGTTATTTAACGTTGCAGGCACCAGTTTTCTGGCACATGCCAAATTGAAATATTTTAGCACAGTGTTGTAAGGTTTCTGGTGAAATGTATCTGTCCCAAAACAGATTTGGCTACTGATCAGATCGCACAGGATGTGGAAACTGTTATTTTGATACATTTTCATTCTAGATGTAAACTAGTCTTAAAGCCTCTCACGATG
Encoded proteins:
- the higd1a gene encoding HIG1 domain family member 1A, mitochondrial, encoding MSAYDEEESKFMRKVKENPFVPIGMAGFFSIVGYRLYKLKSRGDMKMSVHLIHMRVMAQGFVVGAMTIGVIYSMYKDYIVKPREELKALQQQTAVQHK